In the genome of Impatiens glandulifera chromosome 6, dImpGla2.1, whole genome shotgun sequence, the window GTATTCTGCTTCTGTTATAGATAAGGATACCGATCCTTGTTTTCTGCTATACCAAGATATGCTAGTGTttccacaaagaaaaacaaacccagATGTGGACCTTCGATCGTCTCGATCTCCAACAAAGTCAGCATCTACATATCCTTGCAAGACGGATTTTTCATCTTTTTCGTAGAGTAGACCAATATCTAGTGAGGTATTAATATACTTCAGAATTTTCTTCGCTTCTTCGAGGTGTGTTTTCCTTGGCTCctgcatgtatcgactcacAACTCCAACTACATAAGCAATGTCAGGCCTTGTTATAGTTAGATAAATCAAACTTCCCACAAGAGCACGATAAGAACGAGGATCTGGTAGACATGTTCCTTCGTCTCGACTAAGTCTAGGATTTACGTCGAGAGGAGTATAACTCTTTTTTCCATCAGTCATACCAAATTTTTCTACCAACTTCTTTGTGCAGTTGATCTGCGATACAAACAACCCTTTATTGAAATTTTCGATTTGCAGACCAAGGAAAGTTCCAAGTTCACCaagcttcttcatctcaaaacgaAGCGAGAGCTCATCTTGTACACGAGCAACCTCATTATAGTTACTGCCCGTCAAGAttatatcatccacataaagaagCACCACCACCATCTGTCCTTAActcttctttataaatagacttgagtcggattctgaAGTCTTGTACCcacaaaattgaagatattctGCAATCTTTCTATACAAAGCACGCGGGGCTTGCTTTAATCCATATAGTGCATTCTTAAGTCTACAGACCAACTGGGAACCATTAGTCTTCTCGAATTCaggtggttgttccatatatattggaCGATCAAGTTCTCTGTAgagaaatgcattcttgacatcCAATTGTCACAGCTTCCATCGAGAACTTGCTGCTAAGACCAACACAGTGCGAATTGACGTCATCTTCGCAACTGGGCTGAATGTCTCCTCGTAATCTTCTCCATACTTCTGTGAGAATCCTCGAGTGAtcaatctagctttgtatcgaTCTATGCTTCCATCAGCCTTTCGCTTGATTCAATACACCCACTTACATGTGACTGCTTGAGTATTAAGAGGCTTCGGAATAACGtcccatgtctcattcttcttgagaGCATGCATTTCCTCCTCCATTGCTGCCACCCATTCTTTGACATTCTTTGCTTCATTATAAGAAGTGGCTTCCTCATCGTCTATTGCGTTTTCCAAGAAACAAGAAAATgttgttacaaaattatcatccctgAATCGATAGGGCCTTACAATGTTCCTTTTTGGTCGAGATTCCCCATTctgttgttgacttgattcttcCTGATGTGGACTTCCTGGTAACCTTTCACCTTTGGCTCTTTCATCGACTGAAGTATCTTGAGCTAAGTCAGGGCTCCCCCTGTCACTATTATTACTACTACAGGAGCTTCCCGTAGACGTGGGAATGGAAAGATCTGTCTGAACAGTTTCTTCAACATCCTTCATATAGTACGAAGAAATTTCATCGAAAATAACATTTCTCGACACAGTGCATTTGTGGGTTGATGGATCCATACACCGCCACCCTTTCCTTCTCTGGTCATAGCTGACAAACACGCATTTGACTGCCTTCGCATCCAATTTGCTCCTTCTTGAGTCTGGAATATGGACATAAAAAGTATATCCAAAGACTCGAAAATGTTTAACATTTGgcttaaaaccaaaaagcatctcgaatggagatttgaactcatttgGGCTAAGCAGAACTCGATTGATGACATGAGCAGCACAACTCATGCCTTCTTCCCATAACTGTCttggtatattcttcatatgCAGCCAAGACTTACAAGTCTCTATAAGGTGTTGAATCTTCCTTTCGGCTATCCCATTCTATTGCGGGGTCTCAGGGTAGGAGAGTTCTCTTTTTATGCCATTTTGCCtacaaaacaattcaaactattttgaggaaaattctccACCATTGTTTGTCCGCAATACTCGAATTTTCCTTTCCTGTTCTCCTTCTACCGTCTCCTTGAACTTGAGAAATTTAGAGAACACTTTAGACTTCTCTTTCACAAGGTACACCCAAGTGAATCTGGAGAAATCATCCATAAACaacaacatatatttacttcccGAGTATGAGGCACTTTGAGTTGGTCCCATCAAGTCACTATGAACTCGATCCAAAGGACCCTTACTTCTCGATATAGAGTTGTCGAAAGGAAGTCGACGAgccttcccatattgacatccttCACACACACACTACCCTTCTCAATTCTCAAATCTTCAGGTAGACCTTCGACAAGTTTCTTTCGAGACATAACACTGAGCTTAGTCATATTGACATGCCTAAGTCTTGCATGCCATAGAAAAGAGGTGCTTTTGTCGTTCACCTTTTCTATGCATGAATTTGAAGCTGAAAGGACAAAGAGATCATTTACTCGAGTTCCAGTATGAACCACATCcgccttgatttctttcacgCTCCTTAAGAACTTTACATCATGTGTACCGAACAACACCAGATTTCCAGCGTCTACAACATTTGCAACCGAGAAGAGATTCTTCTGAATTCCTAGGAC includes:
- the LOC124943583 gene encoding uncharacterized mitochondrial protein AtMg00810-like, with the protein product MVVVLLYVDDIILTGSNYNEVARVQDELSLRFEMKKLGELGTFLGLQIENFNKGLFVSQINCTKKLVEKFGMTDGKKSYTPLDVNPRLSRDEGTCLPDPRSYRALVGSLIYLTITRPDIAYVVGVVSRYMQEPRKTHLEEAKKILKYINTSLDIGLLYEKDEKSVLQGYVDADFVGDRDDRRSTSGFVFLCGNTSISWYSRKQGSVSLSITEAEYKASAHAAQECIWLRRLWEDFHVKFDQSVPIHGNNLSAIKLTSNPVFHTRTKRIELDHHFIREKLLEIIIEMIAVKSEDNVLDIFTKALSKGPFENLRSKLGLVHRASL